The sequence below is a genomic window from Paenibacillus sp. DCT19.
TGATCTGAACTGCTTCAAAGAGGAACAGTAAATGGGTTAATTTTTACCCTCCCTTAACGTAAATTCAGGAAGGTAAATCCAATTTTTTTTCAAAAGCATAAGGTAAATGGGTTGATTTCATTATAGTAAGCGCTTACAATATATGCGTATGATCCTTTATTTGGATTTTATATGATACAAATACCAAAATCACAGGAGGCGTTCATTTGAAGAAACATTCAGTGCCTGCCACACTCAAATTGGTTCCCGTCGCGCTTGCCGTTGCCATGATGACAGCCGGAGTCGCTGTACCTTACGGTGCTTCTGCTGCTTCTGCTGCTTCCACTGCCCCTGCCGCTGCTCTCGATTCCCCACCCGTTACGATCAAAACCGAAGTTCTGTCCTCCAAAGCTTCAGCAGGTGTAGATGTCTCTTCTCTGCTTCATAAGTTTAGGGATTTCAGTAATTTTGCCACTGGTGATCTAGCTAAGGATACAGCCTATGCACTCAATATCGTTTCCTGGCAGATGCCGCATGGTGGATTCTACAAAGACATGGAAGAGCAATATGCAGCACCTTGGGACGGCGTGACAGCACGCTCAGGCTGGAAGGACCCAAATGGCACTGAACTGGGCACATTTGATAATGATGCTACAACATCCGAGATTCGTTTTCTGGCTGATATGTATAGCAAAACAGGAAATCCTGCCTTCAGAGACAGCGTCCGTAAAGCGGTTGGTTTTGTTTTGACCTCTCAATATCCGTCTGGAGGATGGCCACAGGTTTATCCTAAGCGAAGCAATTACTCCGACGCAGTGACTTATAATGACAATGCTATGGTACAAACGATGGTACTAATTGACGATATCGTGGAGCGAAGACAGGGATTCGACAACGATATCCTGAGCAACAGTGACCGCAATAAATTAAAGACTGCCCTTGATAAGGGTATCGATTATACCCTTAAAGCACAGATTATCAATAACGGTCAGCCTACCGTTTGGGGTGCGCAGCATGATCCTGTGACCTATGCTCCTGTAGCAGGTAGAGCGTATGAATTGGCCTCCAAGTCGGGATCTGAATCTGTAGCCGTAACGGCCTTTCTCATGTCCAGACCCCAGACTCCGGAGATTGAACGAGCAGCCAAAGCAGCGTTGCGCTGGTTTGATACCGTTCGGGAAAATGGAACCAAATATAATCGACAAGGACCTGTTTATTTTGAACCAGATGCGGGGAGCGTGATCTGGTACCGCTTCTATAACGTAGATGAGGATGTGCCTTTTTATGCGGATCGGGATGGATTAAAGTACATGAACATTCTGGACATCAGCGAAGAACGGCGACACGGGTATTCTTGGGCAGGAAGCTACGCGCGTAATCTGTTGAAGCTTGCTTCGGATAGCGGGTACTACCCTCTAAGCACACCTTTGCCTGGATCATAAAGCTTATGCCGCTAGGCATCCTTCGTAATCAAAAGCGGACTTTTTGAACAACCTCTTACAATCGAAGTTTACAAAGTTCGCTTTTCAGTACCAAGAAGATGGGATGAAGCTAGAAATGGAGTAGCGGAGCGTAGGTTGAGGCTACGTGAGCAACGGACATTTCGGCTGAATCCTATATTCGGCACTGATGATGCCGCTAGGCATCCTTCGTAATCAAAAGCGGACTTTTTGATCAACCTCTTACAATCGAAGTTCACAAAGTTCGCTTTTCAGTGCCAAGAAGATGGGATGAAGCTAGAAATGGAGTAGCGGAGCGTAGGTTGAGGCTACGTGAGCAACGGACATTTCGGCTGAATCCTATATTCGACGCTGATGATGCCGTCAGGCATCTTTCGTAATCAAAAGCGGATTTTTTGATCAACCTCTTACAATCGAAGTTCACAAAGTTCGCTTTTCAGTGCCAAGAAGATGGGATGAAGCTAGAAATGGAGTAGCGGAGCGTAGGTTGAGGCTACGTGAGCAACGGACATTTCGGCTGAATCCTATATTCGACGCTGATGATGCCGTCAGGCATCCTTCGTAATCAAAAGCGGATTTTTTGATCAACCTCTTACAATCGAAGTTCACAAAGTTCGCTTTTCAGTGCCAAGAAGATGGGATGAAGCTAGAAATGGAGTAGCGGAGCGTAGGTTGAGGCTACGTGAGCAACGGACATTTCGGCTGAATTCCATATTCGCTGCTGATGATGCCGCTAGGCATCTTTCGTAATCAAAAGCGGACTTTTTGAACAACCTCTTACAATCGAAGTTCACAAAGTTCGCTTTTCAGTGCCAAGAAGATGGGATGAAGCTAGAAATGGAGTAGCGGAGCGTAGGTTGAGGCTACGTGAGCAACGGACATTTCGGCTGAATCCTATATTCGACGCTGATGATGCCGTCAGGCATCCTTCGTAATCAAAAGCGGACTTTTTGAACAACCTCTATAAAATGATAAAGGAGCCTGGTTTCTTAACAGAGACCAAGCTCCCCACATCATGTATTTAACCGAGCAGCTTCTCAATCTCTGCTGTCATGGCTTCTGGAGATTCTTTAGGCTCGTAACGACCTACAACCTCACCCTCACGATTCACCAGGAACTTCGTGAAATTCCACTGAATCGTGTTATCTTCACCCTCACCTGGTTGCTGTTCACGAAGGTACTGGAACAATGGATGAGCGTCTTCGCCGTTAACATCGACTTTGGCAAACACAGGGAAATTAACCCCATAGTTCACTTGGCAGAACGATTCTGCTTCCTCACTCGTGCCTGGCTCTTGCCCACCAAACTGATTACAAGGGAAGCCCAATACAACTAGACCCTGATCGCGATAACGGTCGTATAACTTCTGCAATTCGCCGTATTGTGGAGTCAGTCCACATTTGCTGGCTGTGTTGGCAATCACCAATACTTTACCTTGATACAGATCCAGAGGTGCTTCCTGATTAGCGGTAGTTAACGCTTTGTATGAATATACGGACATGACTGATTCCTCCCATGATTGAATTTGGTTTTGATTCTAGACATAAGCTTACCCAATCAGAACGATGTGCGCTCTTGAATAGCCTGTCTTACTAACTATTATAAACATGAACCGTTTAATTACCAAATATCCTCAACACCTATCTGTCTGTAACCACTCGCCTTTCAATAGACTCTTCGCTATGGCAGCGTCCTACATAAAAGTTTAGTAACAACCTCTTACAACCATCTCTAAACAAAAATAAGCCACGTACAATACTGCACATGGCTTTATTCTATAATTTATGACCTTCTATGAAGGGTCTTTAATCATTAATTACCTGTTTAACTTCCCGTTGCCTGATGAACACGTTGTTCTGTACGTTCTCCAGCATGAACCATCGCACTGTTGATTACCCGTGGATCTGGTGTCGTAGATTGTTGTTGACGCTCCCCTGCAAGAGCATAAGGCAAGCAGAGAGGTACACCAGAACGTGGATCAATAACGATATCCGCTTCAATGTTGAATACTTCACGGAGTACATCCGAGTTCATAACCTCTACAGGCGAGCCTGTAGCGATTGCTTTACCCTTCTTGATTCCGATCATATGATGCGCATAACGTGAAGCATGGTTCAAGTCATGGACAACCATCACAATGGTGCGGTTAGCTGTCGCATTAAGCTGTTCCAACAACTGTAACACCTCAAGCTGGTGAGCCATATCAAGGAACGTTGTTGGCTCGTCCAAGAAGAGAATATCCGTTTCCTGCGCAAGTGCCATAGCGATCCAAGCGCGTTGGCGTTGTCCACCAGACAGTTGATCAATTGGACGGTCATGGAACTCTGTCATGCCTGTTACATTAATCGCCCATTCAATCATGCGCTTGTCTTCAGCACGCATTGAACCAAAACCTTTTTGATAAGGGAATCGTCCATAAGACACCAGTTCCGTTACTGTGAGTCCTTCGGGAGCTGTAGGATTCTGTGGCAAGATCGCGAGTTGCTTCGCTACTTCACGCGTAGATTGCTTATGAATGGACTTTCCGTCGAGCAGAACGTTACCAGCCTTAGGATTCATGATCCGAGCCATCGTTTTCAGGATCGTAGACTTTCCTGAGCCGTTGGCTCCAACAAGTGCTGTGATTTTCCCTTGGGGAATCTGGATATTCAGATCCTCAACAATTAGTCTTTCCTCATAAGCGATATCCAGCTTAGACGTCTCCAGACGAAACATTCGATCATCCCTCTCTCATTTATCCCGGTACCCCGGCTATCGACAACGAAAACGAAATTGTAATTCTGATTATTCCGGCGCAAAATATCTTATATACTAAAGATACTGATAATCATTATCATTTGTCAACAGGTAATCGAAATTTTATCTATTTTTTCTAAGCTGGATCGACACATTTTAGCTACTGACTTCAGTTATTTTCCCCTTAAATGCCTGTGTGAATGTGAGAGCTTTTCTCAGCATAAATGCTACTTATCGCAACATTTCTCCGCGAAAATCACCCCAATTATCAATATGCTCTTGCGTTCCAATTATGCAGAAACTCGGATCAGGAGCTCAACCACACCCACATTCATAACACAGTATTCATCCGCCCTCGCATGCACTATATAAAATGCACTCTATCCTAACGCGTTAACAACACAGCAGTTGTATTAAACACACCATGAACGATCATGCCAGGCACGACCGATCCTGTACGTTCATAGGTCCATGCAAGTACAATTCCTCTAATAAAATTCACAGGCATGGCATTCATCGTAGGATAGGGTGCAATTTTTCAATCCGATTGTATCTCATGAAGTTGTAAGATCATTCTTTTCTTATCATCAAATCCAGTTTCATCAGAGTCAAACCTCGCTTCTAATACCACTTGAATCTCATCCATAGGGATGTCTCGAAGCTGTTCCTGAGTCAGTTGAAGCTCTTTCTCTTCCGTATACCACTCGTTAGCCTTTAGGACGGTTGTAACTCCAAGGTCGATAGAGCTTCTTGGCGGAAAAATAGATTCCCCTTCATGATGTAGATCAACATCGAACAGTGCAACTCCATGAAAGATTTCATGCTCGGTCTGCTCTCCAACATACTTGATGCTGGGACGAAAATGGATAAGCTGCTCCCCTTCAGGAGTCGCCACAAGCTGCAGCACATAATTCCCCACTTGCCTTGTTGCTGTAAGTGATCCATCTTGCTTCTCCATCTGATCCGGTGGGTCTGAGATTGGATCCCCTGCATTAGAACATCCCACTACGACACAACACATCAGTATGATTGCTAACCAAACTTTCATCATATGCCCCCTATGTCATCTCATTTATTATATAAACCGCTATATCCTATATAAAATTGAACTTAACATTTACACGAGAACGGAGAGGACAGAAATAATCTGAAGAAGCGGAGCGTTCGCCTGAAAGCTTTCTGCAAGAAAGCTACATCGGAAGCATTAGCTATCCCCGGATTTCCCTTTAGGAAAGAAGAATCAAAAAAATCTGGGGATAACAGCGATCGGAAGATTGTTCTGTCATTGGAGTGGCAAGTGTAAATATTCTTTAGTTCAACTTATATAGACAGCCAAAACCATCCAAATGTTACATGAAAATGAATTGCTGTTCACAAAAAAATGACCCCGGCAAACCATTACCGAGGTCATTTAATATGAATGAATTGCATGACACAAGTCACTATACATAAGTTCATTACATTCAATACGTAAAACGGACAGAAGACTGTCTTCTACGCTTCCGGTTGTGATGATAGCTCAATCTCAGTGGCTCCGCTTTGGATACTGACAATGTTCGCTGGATCCACATCCGTCGGGAGTGAAACCTGTTGGCCGAAAGGATATAAGCGATCTGCCGCCTCCACGGTAAGTGGTACTGTCACAGCAGAACCTTCTTCTCCAGACTCCGCTCCGTCAGAAGATCCTGATGGCGTTGTCCCCGCTCCATCTTGGGAAGACTCGTTCGTAGATTCCGTAGAATCGGATGTTGTGGTCGAATCGGAATCCTGACTTCCATCGTTACTGGATTGGGTATCATCGGTTGTGTCAGTAGAGGTACTCTCCGAACTTCCATCAGAGCTATCCCCCGTATTCCCTTCTTCCGTATCCTGTGATTCACCATCAGATGAATCTACCGCATCTGGTTCCTCATTCCGGTTGAAGCTCTCCCATTCACTTGTGGCATCCTCCAGTTCAACGACGCTACCGTCCGCCAGCTTCAATTGCAGCTTATCCGTCTGCAATCCATCACGGTCTGCTTCATTACGGAAGCGAATGACGAGTTGCGGCGCAGTCGCTGTGCCGCTCTCTTCGGTTGCCGGTACAATGTATGCCATCTGATCGGCTAACGAAAC
It includes:
- the pelA gene encoding pectate lyase translates to MKKHSVPATLKLVPVALAVAMMTAGVAVPYGASAASAASTAPAAALDSPPVTIKTEVLSSKASAGVDVSSLLHKFRDFSNFATGDLAKDTAYALNIVSWQMPHGGFYKDMEEQYAAPWDGVTARSGWKDPNGTELGTFDNDATTSEIRFLADMYSKTGNPAFRDSVRKAVGFVLTSQYPSGGWPQVYPKRSNYSDAVTYNDNAMVQTMVLIDDIVERRQGFDNDILSNSDRNKLKTALDKGIDYTLKAQIINNGQPTVWGAQHDPVTYAPVAGRAYELASKSGSESVAVTAFLMSRPQTPEIERAAKAALRWFDTVRENGTKYNRQGPVYFEPDAGSVIWYRFYNVDEDVPFYADRDGLKYMNILDISEERRHGYSWAGSYARNLLKLASDSGYYPLSTPLPGS
- a CDS encoding glutathione peroxidase codes for the protein MSVYSYKALTTANQEAPLDLYQGKVLVIANTASKCGLTPQYGELQKLYDRYRDQGLVVLGFPCNQFGGQEPGTSEEAESFCQVNYGVNFPVFAKVDVNGEDAHPLFQYLREQQPGEGEDNTIQWNFTKFLVNREGEVVGRYEPKESPEAMTAEIEKLLG
- a CDS encoding ABC transporter ATP-binding protein, producing the protein MFRLETSKLDIAYEERLIVEDLNIQIPQGKITALVGANGSGKSTILKTMARIMNPKAGNVLLDGKSIHKQSTREVAKQLAILPQNPTAPEGLTVTELVSYGRFPYQKGFGSMRAEDKRMIEWAINVTGMTEFHDRPIDQLSGGQRQRAWIAMALAQETDILFLDEPTTFLDMAHQLEVLQLLEQLNATANRTIVMVVHDLNHASRYAHHMIGIKKGKAIATGSPVEVMNSDVLREVFNIEADIVIDPRSGVPLCLPYALAGERQQQSTTPDPRVINSAMVHAGERTEQRVHQATGS
- a CDS encoding CPBP family intramembrane glutamic endopeptidase, encoding MNFIRGIVLAWTYERTGSVVPGMIVHGVFNTTAVLLTR